The following proteins are encoded in a genomic region of Streptomyces sp. NBC_01723:
- a CDS encoding RpiB/LacA/LacB family sugar-phosphate isomerase, whose amino-acid sequence MRIAVSSDMDEPVARLLVEELRGRGHEVLAHGALSAGADDRWAVCSERAAREVADGRADQAVVCCWTGTGASIAANKVPGVRAALCADAYTADGARRWNDANVLALSLRLTSAPLLREILDAWFAGGPSEDAEDRENVTRVERLDRGRTAP is encoded by the coding sequence ATGCGCATCGCCGTCTCCTCCGACATGGACGAACCCGTGGCCCGGCTCCTCGTGGAGGAGCTGCGCGGACGCGGTCACGAGGTGCTCGCGCACGGCGCGCTGAGTGCCGGGGCGGACGACCGGTGGGCCGTGTGCTCGGAGCGGGCGGCCCGCGAGGTCGCCGACGGGCGGGCCGACCAGGCCGTGGTGTGCTGCTGGACCGGCACCGGCGCGTCGATCGCCGCCAACAAGGTGCCGGGCGTCCGCGCGGCCCTGTGCGCCGACGCGTACACGGCGGACGGGGCCCGCCGGTGGAACGACGCGAACGTGCTCGCCCTCAGCCTGCGCCTGACGTCGGCGCCGCTGCTGCGGGAGATCCTCGACGCCTGGTTCGCGGGCGGGCCGAGCGAGGACGCCGAGGACCGCGAGAACGTCACGCGGGTGGAGCGGCTCGACCGGGGCCGAACCGCTCCGTAG
- the proP gene encoding glycine betaine/L-proline transporter ProP: protein MEREAATSPTDNGQEPDAAAVRRHRTLFRAIKRRQNPRLRRSDITVTDEAAVKRAVKAASLGNAMEWFDFGIYAYLAGTIGRVFFPSGSDTAQLLSSFATFAVAFLVRPLGGMFFGPMGDKIGRKKVLALTMILMAIGTAAIGLIPSYAAIGFWAPVLLIVFRLLQGFSTGGEYGGASTFIAEYAPDKRRGFFGSFLELGTLAGYTGAASLVTGLTAWLGTDTMDAWGWRIPFLVAAPLGIVGIYLRLRLDDTPAFLKLEDSNVHISEAATAVETTARGDLAKIFRTHWRSLVLCIALVGAYNITDYMLLSYMPTYLSDELDYSESHGLMILVATMVLLMLIINHVGRLSDRFGRKPLLMTGMISFFVLSAPAFVLVQEGSLLAVSAGMLMLGLSLVCLLGTMSAALPAMFPTNVRYGSLSVGYNLSASLFGGTTPLVITALISVTGSDMMPAYYAMAAALIGVVAVACMKETAQQPLEGSPPSVQSDEEAAEMVEAQAPTPKF, encoded by the coding sequence GTGGAAAGGGAGGCCGCCACGTCCCCCACCGACAACGGCCAGGAACCCGACGCCGCGGCGGTGCGCCGCCACCGGACCCTGTTCCGGGCCATCAAGCGCCGGCAGAACCCCCGGCTGCGCCGGTCGGACATCACCGTCACGGACGAGGCCGCGGTCAAGCGTGCCGTGAAGGCGGCGTCCCTCGGCAATGCCATGGAGTGGTTCGACTTCGGCATCTACGCCTACCTGGCCGGCACCATCGGCCGGGTGTTCTTCCCGTCCGGGAGCGACACGGCGCAGCTGCTCTCCTCGTTCGCCACGTTCGCCGTGGCGTTCCTGGTGCGTCCGCTGGGCGGCATGTTCTTCGGCCCGATGGGTGACAAGATCGGCCGCAAGAAGGTGCTCGCGCTGACGATGATCCTGATGGCGATCGGTACCGCCGCCATCGGGCTCATCCCCAGCTACGCCGCGATCGGCTTCTGGGCCCCGGTCCTGCTGATCGTGTTCCGGCTGCTCCAGGGCTTCTCGACCGGCGGCGAGTACGGCGGTGCCTCCACGTTCATCGCCGAGTACGCGCCCGACAAGCGGCGCGGTTTCTTCGGCAGCTTCCTGGAGCTGGGCACGCTCGCCGGGTACACCGGCGCGGCGAGTCTGGTCACCGGCCTCACGGCCTGGCTCGGCACCGACACCATGGACGCCTGGGGCTGGCGCATCCCGTTCCTGGTCGCGGCGCCGCTCGGCATCGTCGGTATCTATCTGCGGCTGAGGCTGGACGACACGCCCGCGTTCCTGAAGCTGGAGGACTCCAACGTCCACATCTCGGAGGCGGCGACGGCGGTGGAGACCACCGCCCGCGGCGACCTCGCCAAGATCTTCCGGACCCACTGGCGCTCGCTCGTGCTGTGCATCGCGCTGGTCGGCGCGTACAACATCACCGACTACATGCTCCTGTCGTACATGCCGACGTACCTGTCGGACGAACTGGACTACAGCGAGAGCCACGGCCTGATGATCCTGGTGGCCACGATGGTGCTGCTGATGCTGATCATCAACCACGTCGGCAGGCTGTCCGACCGCTTCGGCCGCAAGCCCCTGCTGATGACCGGCATGATCAGCTTCTTCGTGCTGTCCGCACCGGCCTTCGTGCTGGTCCAGGAGGGCAGTCTGCTCGCCGTCTCCGCGGGCATGCTGATGCTCGGACTGTCCCTGGTGTGCCTGCTCGGCACGATGTCGGCGGCGCTCCCCGCGATGTTCCCCACCAACGTCCGGTACGGGTCCCTGTCGGTCGGCTACAACCTCTCGGCGTCCCTGTTCGGCGGCACCACGCCGCTGGTCATCACGGCGCTGATCAGCGTGACCGGCTCCGACATGATGCCCGCCTACTACGCGATGGCCGCGGCCCTGATCGGTGTCGTGGCGGTGGCCTGCATGAAGGAGACGGCCCAGCAGCCACTCGAAGGCTCCCCGCCGTCGGTGCAGAGCGACGAGGAGGCCGCGGAGATGGTGGAGGCGCAGGCGCCGACGCCGAAGTTCTGA